From the genome of Kaistella daneshvariae, one region includes:
- a CDS encoding alpha-amylase family glycosyl hydrolase, with the protein MKYIYTLLLAVFLPYFALANIIPVTSTISPATFNETDAITITFKIDENAYGVASSHELYLWAWSFDTANVSVNAPTNGIWATPNSANKLTYVSSAGNIGTYTYTMNTVKSYFGNRANPLVKFGYLVKTFSGSNQSPDMFADVGEFQFYLTNPATGSTSIHSAGTVVNITGNSTRNATYVIKENGNTVYTSPSASTTVNYAYTVTKDAKIDVIATNATDGKVMTKSFTVALALNVQSAPIPSYIRQGINYDPADATKVGLAIYAPYKNWVHVIGSFNNWAVSSTYLMKRDTTNPDLYWIEITGLTPQQIYTFQYRTSDGIKVADPYSPLVLSPYDDPYISSSVYPNLPAYPAGQNFEVSVIQTAKPKYNWTITNFNKPAKENLIVYELLVRDFTVEKSWQSLIDKISYLKSLNINAIELMPVMEFDGNESWGYNTGFHYALDKAYGTPEKFKEFIDLCHQNGIAVILDIALNHATGRSPIERLWAVDPDGDGFGDPAASNPYFNQVPKHSYNVFNDFNHNSSSTKYYVERVLEQWIKEYKIDGFRWDLTKGFTQNCSENDESCTNAYQQDRVDILKNYADKQWNFDNSSYIIFEHLGIDAEEKQWADYRINEGKGIMMWDKETVPYNETTMGFAPNSNFSRVDFKAHGFAERRAISYGESHDEERIMFKNLAYGNSNGSYSVKNLANALERQKAYAAVFLTVPGPKMIWQFAELGYDKSIFTCPDGTVNFDYADGIPGDCKLSNKPSAFGLGYDTNAARKSVYDTWAKILSLRLTNQVFDTKDFTVESGNLMPRIYIRNTTTSEDLKNVVILANFTLTTQNIVPNFPKTGTWVNLMDDTTLAVTSTTAPITIEPGGYRIFGDAKASLATSEVGQNKNAVSVTLLQNPVTNGVATIRYTNAKNGKIAIYDLAGALVKTVKVSKDNGDETISVNGLQTGMYLIQLKSEKGVAVTKMIVK; encoded by the coding sequence AATGTCTCAGTAAATGCGCCAACCAATGGCATCTGGGCAACACCGAATTCTGCGAACAAACTTACCTACGTTTCCAGCGCGGGAAATATCGGAACCTATACGTACACGATGAATACCGTGAAATCGTATTTCGGAAACCGTGCAAATCCGCTTGTGAAATTCGGCTATCTAGTGAAGACATTTTCAGGCTCAAACCAGTCGCCGGATATGTTTGCCGATGTAGGCGAATTTCAGTTTTATTTAACGAATCCTGCGACGGGAAGCACATCAATCCACTCTGCCGGTACGGTTGTGAACATCACCGGAAATTCCACGCGTAACGCAACCTATGTAATCAAAGAAAACGGAAACACGGTTTATACCAGTCCTTCCGCTTCCACCACAGTAAATTACGCTTATACCGTTACTAAAGATGCTAAAATTGATGTTATTGCCACCAATGCTACCGACGGAAAGGTAATGACGAAATCTTTCACGGTTGCTTTAGCGCTGAATGTACAGTCTGCACCAATTCCGAGCTATATTCGCCAAGGGATTAATTATGATCCTGCGGATGCCACAAAAGTTGGACTTGCCATCTACGCACCTTACAAAAACTGGGTTCATGTGATTGGAAGTTTTAACAACTGGGCGGTTTCCAGTACTTATTTGATGAAGCGTGACACCACCAATCCGGATTTATACTGGATTGAGATTACCGGCCTTACGCCACAGCAAATTTATACTTTCCAGTACCGAACTTCAGATGGTATTAAGGTAGCTGATCCATATTCCCCACTGGTGCTTTCGCCTTATGATGATCCATACATCAGTTCCTCAGTCTACCCGAATCTTCCGGCCTATCCGGCAGGGCAAAATTTTGAAGTTTCGGTGATTCAAACCGCAAAACCAAAATACAACTGGACCATCACCAACTTTAATAAACCGGCAAAAGAAAATCTGATAGTGTATGAATTGCTGGTTCGTGATTTTACCGTTGAAAAATCGTGGCAGTCTTTAATTGATAAAATCAGCTATTTAAAATCCTTAAATATCAACGCGATTGAATTAATGCCGGTGATGGAATTTGACGGAAATGAATCCTGGGGTTACAACACAGGTTTTCATTATGCTTTAGATAAAGCCTACGGAACTCCGGAAAAATTCAAGGAATTCATCGACTTGTGCCACCAAAACGGTATTGCTGTTATTTTGGACATTGCATTAAATCATGCGACAGGAAGAAGCCCGATCGAAAGATTGTGGGCAGTAGATCCTGATGGTGACGGTTTTGGTGACCCTGCGGCAAGCAATCCGTATTTTAACCAGGTTCCGAAGCATTCTTATAATGTTTTTAATGATTTCAACCATAATTCTTCCTCTACAAAATATTATGTAGAAAGAGTTTTGGAACAATGGATTAAAGAATACAAGATTGACGGTTTCCGTTGGGATTTAACCAAAGGTTTCACCCAGAACTGTTCCGAAAACGACGAAAGCTGTACCAATGCGTACCAGCAGGACCGTGTGGATATCCTAAAAAATTATGCCGATAAACAGTGGAATTTTGATAATTCTTCTTACATCATTTTCGAACATTTAGGTATTGATGCTGAAGAAAAACAGTGGGCAGATTACCGAATTAATGAAGGTAAAGGCATCATGATGTGGGACAAAGAAACGGTACCTTATAATGAAACCACCATGGGCTTCGCGCCAAACAGCAACTTTAGCAGAGTGGATTTCAAAGCGCATGGTTTTGCGGAAAGAAGAGCGATTAGCTATGGTGAAAGCCATGACGAAGAGCGAATCATGTTTAAAAATCTGGCATACGGAAATTCCAATGGCAGCTACAGCGTGAAAAATTTAGCAAACGCTTTAGAAAGACAAAAAGCTTACGCGGCTGTATTTTTAACTGTTCCGGGTCCGAAAATGATCTGGCAGTTCGCGGAACTGGGTTACGACAAAAGTATTTTTACCTGCCCGGATGGTACCGTCAACTTCGATTACGCGGATGGTATTCCTGGAGATTGTAAACTTTCCAATAAACCGTCAGCTTTTGGTTTGGGCTATGATACCAACGCGGCTCGAAAGTCTGTTTACGACACTTGGGCGAAAATCTTGTCCTTGAGATTAACCAACCAGGTTTTTGATACCAAAGATTTCACCGTAGAAAGCGGTAATTTAATGCCGAGAATTTACATCAGAAATACTACGACATCAGAAGATTTAAAGAACGTAGTGATTTTGGCGAACTTCACTTTAACCACCCAAAATATAGTTCCTAATTTCCCGAAAACCGGAACTTGGGTGAACTTAATGGATGATACCACTCTTGCGGTGACGAGCACAACAGCGCCCATTACCATTGAACCGGGAGGTTACAGAATTTTTGGTGATGCGAAAGCAAGTTTGGCAACTTCGGAAGTTGGTCAGAATAAAAATGCAGTTTCTGTAACGTTGCTGCAAAATCCGGTAACCAACGGCGTAGCTACTATCCGTTACACCAACGCTAAAAACGGAAAAATCGCAATTTATGATCTTGCCGGTGCTTTGGTGAAAACTGTAAAAGTATCGAAAGATAATGGAGACGAAACCATCTCGGTAAACGGTTTACAAACCGGGATGTATCTCATCCAGCTGAAATCTGAAAAAGGTGTTGCTGTAACAAAAATGATTGTTAAATAA
- a CDS encoding oxygenase MpaB family protein, giving the protein MGGYDFAYLNKPLIFTGILKKGTVKRLKDTLEFWVHVTRENALKINSDAYQLIIRTRLMHSYARLKIKEKTDWDFENWGEPINSWDMIATYGGFSLVFMQGLKKLGINISAEEEKGVFHLWKYIGYLLGIPVEYLPENRQEAVEQFYWWTTIQDEGDDDSAHLAEALLRENLDNTIYKHTFQRKMLLNLHQSMNWFLLDEEINSRLNIPKPKKVFTIFPQIVKKGNLITQKIYLRNKVQYQKLVEMGSEQQIKVLSDYLKHTPKDFHY; this is encoded by the coding sequence ATGGGCGGCTACGATTTTGCGTATCTGAATAAACCTTTGATTTTCACGGGAATTTTAAAAAAAGGTACGGTAAAACGGCTTAAAGACACCCTGGAATTTTGGGTGCACGTAACGCGGGAAAACGCGTTGAAAATAAATTCCGACGCATACCAACTCATCATAAGAACGCGGTTGATGCATTCGTACGCACGATTAAAAATTAAAGAGAAAACCGATTGGGATTTCGAAAACTGGGGCGAACCCATTAATTCCTGGGATATGATCGCGACTTACGGTGGATTTTCTTTGGTTTTCATGCAGGGGTTAAAAAAACTCGGAATCAATATTTCCGCAGAAGAAGAAAAAGGCGTGTTTCACCTTTGGAAATATATTGGATATCTATTGGGAATTCCCGTGGAATACCTTCCAGAAAACCGACAGGAAGCCGTAGAACAATTTTATTGGTGGACTACGATTCAGGACGAAGGAGATGACGATTCTGCACATCTCGCGGAAGCGCTGCTGCGTGAAAATTTAGACAATACCATTTATAAGCATACTTTTCAACGTAAAATGCTGCTCAATCTTCATCAAAGCATGAATTGGTTTCTGCTGGATGAAGAAATTAATAGTCGTTTGAACATACCGAAACCTAAAAAAGTTTTTACCATCTTTCCTCAAATTGTAAAAAAAGGCAATTTAATCACCCAAAAAATTTATCTTCGAAATAAAGTGCAATATCAAAAACTTGTAGAAATGGGAAGTGAACAACAGATAAAGGTCCTGAGCGATTACCTTAAACACACGCCGAAAGACTTCCACTATTAA
- the gap gene encoding type I glyceraldehyde-3-phosphate dehydrogenase: MSTIKVGINGFGRIGRLVFRAMAERENIEVVGINDLINAEYMAYMLKYDSVHGEFKGDISVEGNDLVVNGKKIRVSAERDPNNLKWNEVGAEYIVESTGLFLSKDLAQAHINAGAKKVILSAPSKDDTPMFVMGVNHKDLTDDIKIFSNASCTTNCLAPIAKVLNDNFGIEEGLMTTVHATTATQKTVDGPSVKDWRGGRSALNNIIPSSTGAAKAVGKVIPALNGKLTGMSFRVPTADVSVVDLTVRLERPTSYEEICQAMKAASEGELKGILGYTEDAVVSQDFVGEKRTSVFDKDAGIMLSPQFVKVVSWYDNEMGYSNKLADLLVHSASL, encoded by the coding sequence ATGTCAACAATCAAAGTAGGAATCAACGGATTCGGTAGAATTGGTCGTCTTGTTTTCAGAGCAATGGCCGAGAGAGAAAACATCGAAGTTGTAGGAATCAACGACCTTATCAATGCCGAATATATGGCATATATGCTAAAGTATGATTCTGTACATGGTGAATTTAAAGGTGATATTTCTGTAGAAGGAAATGACCTTGTCGTAAACGGAAAAAAAATCAGAGTAAGTGCCGAACGCGATCCTAACAATTTGAAATGGAACGAAGTAGGTGCAGAATATATCGTGGAATCTACAGGTTTATTCCTTTCTAAAGATTTGGCTCAGGCGCACATCAACGCGGGTGCAAAAAAAGTAATCCTTTCTGCTCCGTCTAAAGATGACACGCCAATGTTTGTAATGGGCGTAAATCATAAAGATTTGACTGATGATATCAAAATTTTCTCTAACGCTTCATGTACCACCAACTGTTTGGCACCGATTGCAAAAGTTTTGAATGACAATTTCGGTATTGAAGAAGGTTTGATGACCACAGTTCACGCAACCACTGCGACACAAAAAACTGTTGACGGACCTTCAGTAAAAGACTGGAGAGGTGGACGTTCTGCTTTGAACAACATCATCCCATCTTCTACAGGTGCTGCAAAAGCCGTAGGAAAAGTTATCCCTGCATTGAACGGAAAACTGACAGGAATGTCTTTCAGAGTTCCAACAGCGGATGTTTCTGTAGTTGATTTAACCGTGAGATTGGAAAGACCAACTTCTTATGAAGAAATTTGCCAGGCGATGAAAGCTGCTTCTGAAGGTGAATTAAAAGGAATTTTAGGTTACACTGAAGACGCCGTAGTTTCTCAGGATTTCGTGGGAGAAAAAAGAACTTCTGTTTTCGATAAAGATGCTGGAATTATGTTGTCTCCACAATTCGTGAAAGTGGTTTCATGGTATGATAATGAAATGGGATATTCTAATAAATTAGCTGATTTATTGGTACATTCTGCTTCTTTATAG
- the pfkA gene encoding 6-phosphofructokinase, which produces MIDTAVKKIVVLTSGGDAPGMNAALRAVVRTASHYKIDCYGVREGYNGLINNDFTKMGPRSVKNIITEGGTILKSARSLEFKTAAGRKKAFENCQKHGIDGLVCIGGDGTFKGAQIFCEEFGIQVIGVPGTIDNDIFGTDNTIGYDTALNTAMEAIDKIRDTATSHNRIFFVEVMGRDAGFIALNSGLATGAIGILIPEKRDSIEELFANFERAEKAGKASSIVVVAEGEKLGSIYDIAKATKAGFPDYDIRVAVLGHIQRGGSPSCADRVLASRLGYGAVVGLMQGKTNVMVGMQSNKMVYTPIDEAVQKHNDLDQDLLKISEILAI; this is translated from the coding sequence ATGATAGACACTGCAGTGAAAAAAATTGTAGTTCTTACTTCCGGAGGTGACGCCCCAGGCATGAATGCGGCACTACGGGCCGTGGTAAGAACAGCAAGTCACTACAAGATAGATTGTTACGGCGTTCGCGAAGGCTACAACGGTTTAATAAACAACGATTTTACAAAAATGGGCCCGCGCTCAGTGAAAAATATCATTACCGAAGGCGGAACGATTTTAAAATCTGCGCGTTCGCTGGAATTTAAAACCGCAGCCGGGAGAAAAAAAGCTTTTGAAAACTGCCAGAAACACGGCATCGACGGCTTAGTCTGCATCGGTGGTGACGGTACTTTCAAAGGTGCACAAATTTTCTGCGAAGAATTTGGCATTCAGGTCATTGGCGTTCCAGGAACCATCGACAATGATATTTTCGGGACCGATAATACCATCGGTTACGATACGGCGCTGAATACGGCAATGGAAGCCATCGACAAAATTCGGGACACGGCAACGTCGCACAACAGAATCTTTTTTGTGGAAGTGATGGGACGCGATGCCGGATTTATTGCTTTAAACAGCGGTTTAGCGACAGGTGCCATCGGAATTTTAATTCCGGAAAAAAGGGACAGCATCGAAGAGCTTTTTGCCAACTTTGAAAGAGCGGAAAAAGCAGGAAAAGCTTCCAGCATCGTTGTTGTTGCAGAGGGAGAAAAACTCGGCAGCATTTATGACATTGCAAAAGCCACAAAAGCCGGTTTCCCGGATTACGATATCCGCGTGGCGGTTTTAGGACACATCCAGCGCGGTGGTTCGCCAAGCTGTGCAGACCGCGTTTTGGCGAGCAGATTGGGTTACGGCGCCGTCGTGGGTCTGATGCAGGGCAAAACCAATGTCATGGTCGGTATGCAATCCAACAAAATGGTGTACACGCCCATTGATGAAGCAGTACAAAAACACAATGACCTCGACCAGGATTTGCTGAAAATCTCGGAAATTCTGGCCATTTAA
- a CDS encoding TonB-dependent receptor — translation MAIFFGLLFANAQNTFNITGKVIDFHDKVPLKGATIILGKFTQVTDENGNFAFSGVKKGTYTLLASHPDCNSLNQQISVSKDLQITLQLEHHIADIQTITLHGAHKNSGAVFVETLDRNAIERNSTENLGNILSGISGVGALKSGNNVAKPIIHGLYGSRVPIINNGVKMAEQEWGVEHAPNIDVNQFDHVDVIKGAAALKYGSDAIGGVVVLEPQVYKRKDTIQGDVNLSGISNGRGVGVAINLLKTWENGWAIKTTGGFKKLGDLKAPDYYLLNTGLQNQSFGFTVQKNSYLQGISFDYSGTDHEIGIYRGSDLGNLEDFYKAITSNLPIYSSDFSYKINNPKQNVQHHIAKISAFKRFNNLGKVSVDYNFQYNHRKEYDVRRGELAQLPSLDLELFTNQFNINDLIERENWSLGTGIDLKYQYNYSTPDTQARRLVPNYNQYAGGIYSVLKYRFSPKWNAEAGLRYDITQFKVKKWYDLSDWENRFAADFWEFYVKTEGNRVFTKPDLLFKNLSFNAGLHFQPSKNFDMKMNYAKVGRTPNIAELFADGLHHSAAIIEVGNLGMKSEDGHQFNLNIGVKPQIFEGARINVNPYVFLTKNFITEVPTGIQNTIRGVFPVWSYQQINAEMFGIDVDAEVKFNDFLQYRGNFSYVNAQDKTNDQPLVLMVPTNFANSLEFNNEKWRNFYFKVQQQTYLQQKRFPVFNPTINIFENGEQVEKTLDLSTPPLAYTLWSLQTGFQLNQHFSAGLSVTNIFNINYKDYLNRMRYFSHEMGRNIIFNIKYNF, via the coding sequence ATGGCAATCTTTTTTGGATTGCTGTTCGCCAACGCGCAAAATACTTTTAATATTACGGGAAAGGTGATTGATTTTCACGACAAAGTTCCTCTCAAAGGCGCAACGATCATTCTTGGAAAATTCACGCAGGTCACGGATGAAAACGGAAATTTTGCCTTTTCAGGCGTGAAAAAAGGCACGTACACGTTGCTCGCCTCTCATCCCGACTGTAATTCTTTAAACCAGCAAATCAGCGTTTCAAAAGATTTGCAGATTACGCTGCAGCTGGAACATCACATCGCCGATATCCAGACCATTACGCTGCATGGGGCGCATAAAAATTCTGGTGCTGTTTTCGTGGAAACTTTGGACCGTAACGCAATTGAACGTAATTCCACGGAAAATTTAGGAAATATTTTATCCGGAATTTCCGGTGTGGGTGCTTTAAAATCCGGAAATAATGTAGCAAAACCTATTATTCACGGCTTGTACGGAAGTCGCGTGCCCATCATCAATAATGGAGTAAAAATGGCGGAGCAGGAATGGGGCGTGGAACATGCGCCAAACATTGATGTGAACCAGTTTGACCACGTAGATGTGATTAAAGGCGCTGCCGCGCTGAAATATGGCAGCGATGCCATCGGTGGAGTTGTGGTGCTGGAACCTCAGGTATATAAAAGAAAAGATACCATTCAAGGCGATGTAAATCTCTCCGGAATTTCCAACGGGCGCGGAGTTGGTGTTGCCATTAATTTACTGAAAACCTGGGAAAATGGCTGGGCGATAAAAACTACCGGCGGTTTTAAAAAATTGGGTGACCTGAAAGCACCGGATTATTATTTGCTGAACACAGGTTTGCAAAATCAGTCTTTTGGTTTTACGGTGCAAAAAAACTCCTATTTGCAGGGAATTTCTTTCGATTACAGCGGCACCGATCACGAAATCGGGATTTACCGCGGTTCAGATTTGGGGAATCTCGAAGATTTTTACAAAGCAATTACGAGCAATCTTCCTATTTATAGCAGCGATTTTTCTTACAAAATCAATAATCCGAAGCAAAATGTGCAGCATCACATCGCGAAAATTTCTGCTTTTAAAAGGTTTAATAACTTGGGCAAAGTTTCGGTGGATTATAATTTTCAGTACAATCACCGAAAAGAATATGATGTAAGACGTGGTGAACTGGCGCAGCTTCCATCGCTGGATTTGGAACTATTCACGAACCAGTTCAATATTAATGATTTGATTGAGCGCGAAAACTGGAGTTTGGGAACGGGAATCGATCTGAAATATCAATACAATTATTCCACGCCGGATACGCAGGCGCGCCGTTTGGTGCCCAATTATAACCAATATGCGGGCGGAATTTATTCCGTGTTAAAATACCGTTTTTCACCAAAATGGAATGCTGAAGCCGGTTTGCGCTATGACATCACGCAGTTCAAAGTCAAAAAATGGTATGATTTAAGCGACTGGGAAAACCGCTTCGCGGCAGATTTCTGGGAGTTTTATGTGAAAACAGAAGGCAACCGCGTTTTCACAAAACCGGATTTGCTGTTTAAAAATCTCTCCTTCAACGCAGGTTTACATTTTCAGCCTTCGAAGAACTTTGATATGAAAATGAATTATGCAAAAGTCGGTAGAACACCAAACATTGCTGAGCTTTTCGCGGACGGTTTGCATCATTCCGCGGCGATTATTGAAGTCGGGAATTTGGGAATGAAAAGTGAAGACGGTCATCAATTCAATTTAAATATCGGCGTGAAACCGCAGATTTTTGAGGGTGCGAGAATTAATGTGAATCCGTATGTGTTTTTAACCAAGAACTTCATCACGGAAGTACCGACAGGAATTCAAAATACGATTCGCGGTGTTTTTCCGGTCTGGTCTTATCAGCAAATCAATGCGGAAATGTTCGGAATTGATGTAGATGCAGAGGTGAAATTCAATGATTTCCTGCAATACCGCGGTAATTTTTCCTACGTAAATGCTCAGGATAAAACGAATGATCAGCCATTAGTCCTTATGGTTCCGACGAATTTCGCGAACAGTCTGGAATTTAATAATGAAAAGTGGCGCAATTTCTACTTTAAAGTTCAGCAGCAAACGTATTTGCAGCAGAAAAGATTTCCGGTTTTTAATCCAACCATCAATATTTTCGAAAATGGCGAGCAGGTGGAAAAAACTTTAGACCTGTCCACGCCGCCGCTCGCGTACACTTTGTGGAGTCTTCAAACCGGTTTTCAGCTTAATCAGCATTTTTCCGCTGGATTGAGTGTGACCAATATTTTCAACATCAATTATAAAGATTATCTGAACCGCATGCGTTATTTTTCCCATGAAATGGGCAGAAACATCATCTTTAATATTAAATACAACTTCTAA
- a CDS encoding trigger factor, with protein MNVTATNHDEVSALLTVTLDKSDYKDKVEKQLINYAKNAQVPGFRKGKVPLSMVRKQYEAGIAFEEINKQVSEALNNYVNDNKLRLVGQPVPQPVDDLNPNADQLSVQFEVGYEPEFSVDLAKYEAPHFKVEASEKEIGQSIENMQKRFAEQIPQEEIGDESTVSLEISQVVEEDAEGAHNHPPKNITIDATKKEAFQLVKDLKMDGSVKVSKADLESNEELAKELGFSKEEVEHLHHDQIEVKVKDFFGLKLAELNQDLFDKVYGEGTISSEEELKEKVKTELDEYFQQNADVHFVNKILEQINEKEEVKLPEEFLVKWLVFSNENVKTEEQAKEILEAEKNQLKYQILEGKLMTDNDIKLDYADVLAQAEQLVRNQLAIYGIHHLPDEEVQKYAVEMLKDQEQVRQISSEVGMAKLKDVILEKASKIETVISHDEFLEEVKK; from the coding sequence ATGAACGTTACAGCGACCAACCATGACGAAGTAAGTGCGTTACTTACAGTTACTTTAGATAAGTCAGACTACAAAGATAAAGTTGAGAAACAATTGATCAACTACGCGAAAAATGCACAGGTTCCTGGATTCAGAAAAGGAAAAGTGCCATTGAGCATGGTGAGAAAACAATATGAAGCCGGAATTGCTTTTGAAGAAATCAACAAGCAGGTTTCTGAAGCGTTGAACAATTACGTAAATGACAATAAATTAAGATTGGTCGGTCAGCCCGTGCCACAGCCTGTGGACGATTTAAATCCAAACGCAGACCAGCTTTCTGTACAGTTTGAAGTAGGTTACGAGCCGGAATTCAGCGTAGATTTAGCAAAATATGAAGCGCCACATTTCAAGGTAGAAGCTTCTGAAAAAGAAATCGGACAAAGCATTGAAAATATGCAGAAACGTTTCGCTGAGCAAATTCCACAGGAAGAAATCGGCGATGAAAGTACTGTTTCTTTAGAAATCAGCCAGGTTGTTGAAGAAGATGCAGAAGGCGCACACAATCATCCACCAAAAAATATCACCATTGATGCGACTAAAAAAGAAGCGTTCCAGTTGGTGAAAGATTTGAAAATGGACGGTTCTGTAAAAGTTTCTAAAGCAGATTTGGAAAGCAACGAAGAATTGGCGAAAGAATTAGGTTTTTCTAAAGAAGAAGTTGAGCATTTGCACCACGATCAAATTGAGGTTAAAGTGAAAGATTTCTTCGGTTTGAAGTTAGCGGAACTGAACCAGGATTTATTTGACAAAGTTTATGGCGAAGGAACCATCAGCTCTGAAGAAGAATTGAAAGAAAAGGTAAAAACTGAATTGGATGAATATTTCCAGCAAAATGCGGATGTTCATTTTGTGAATAAGATTTTGGAGCAAATTAACGAGAAAGAAGAAGTTAAATTGCCGGAAGAATTTTTGGTAAAATGGTTGGTTTTCAGCAATGAAAATGTGAAAACTGAAGAGCAGGCAAAAGAAATTTTGGAAGCTGAAAAAAATCAGTTGAAATACCAGATTTTGGAAGGTAAATTAATGACTGACAACGATATTAAACTGGATTATGCTGATGTTTTAGCACAGGCTGAGCAGTTGGTTCGTAACCAGTTGGCGATTTACGGAATTCACCATTTACCGGACGAAGAAGTTCAAAAATACGCAGTTGAAATGTTGAAAGATCAGGAGCAGGTTCGCCAGATTTCTTCTGAAGTTGGCATGGCAAAACTGAAAGACGTGATTTTGGAAAAAGCTTCAAAAATCGAAACTGTGATTTCTCACGACGAATTTTTAGAAGAAGTAAAAAAGTAA
- a CDS encoding MgtC/SapB family protein, producing the protein MSEHFELLDVYKAFFALIAGLILGFEREMKDKSAGLKTITIICLGSALFSILSYKLAGTGDPTRIASYIVSGIGFLGAGVIFKEGFNVYGLTTAGVIWIAAAVGMAIGFGEINIAFTFLISALIIIYVAKLLTNRFLAHHHNKILKFKIDASRFSEKKDIIQEIDKISKVGYQIALEKKEDYLVVSMELHITTRQLEKLEIYLMENKNIESFSY; encoded by the coding sequence ATGTCAGAACATTTTGAACTTTTAGATGTTTACAAAGCTTTCTTTGCGTTGATCGCGGGACTGATTCTGGGTTTTGAGCGCGAAATGAAAGACAAATCTGCTGGTTTAAAGACCATCACAATTATTTGCCTTGGTTCCGCCCTTTTTTCCATACTTTCTTATAAGCTTGCAGGCACGGGCGATCCAACGCGGATTGCTTCATATATCGTAAGCGGAATAGGTTTCCTGGGTGCCGGCGTCATTTTCAAGGAAGGTTTTAATGTGTACGGACTTACAACTGCTGGCGTAATCTGGATCGCCGCCGCCGTGGGTATGGCGATTGGCTTTGGTGAAATTAATATCGCCTTTACTTTTTTAATTTCAGCTTTAATTATCATATACGTTGCTAAACTTCTGACGAACCGATTTTTAGCGCATCACCACAATAAAATTTTGAAGTTTAAAATCGACGCCAGCCGCTTTTCCGAAAAAAAAGACATTATCCAGGAAATCGATAAGATTTCGAAAGTAGGTTATCAAATTGCACTCGAAAAAAAAGAAGATTATTTGGTCGTGAGTATGGAACTTCATATCACCACGCGCCAGCTGGAAAAGCTGGAAATCTACCTTATGGAGAATAAAAATATCGAGTCTTTCAGCTATTAA
- a CDS encoding DUF3109 family protein codes for MIQIDDKLISEDIFSEEFVCNLSKCKGACCVEGDIGAPLNKEETVILDRIFEQVKPYLRKEGVEAIEAQGTWVIDPNDGDYVTPMVEGRECAYVIFDDKGITKCGIEKAYEDGAVDWQKPISCHLYPIRVDEYRTFTALNYHKWDICSDACTLGRELQVPIYKFVKTPLIRKYGEEFYKTLCEAADEWKKEYGS; via the coding sequence ATGATTCAAATTGACGATAAATTAATTTCTGAAGATATTTTTTCTGAAGAATTCGTATGTAATTTAAGCAAATGCAAAGGCGCCTGCTGCGTGGAAGGCGACATCGGCGCTCCTTTAAACAAGGAAGAAACCGTGATTTTAGACCGAATTTTCGAGCAGGTAAAACCTTATCTTAGGAAAGAAGGCGTGGAAGCCATCGAAGCGCAGGGAACCTGGGTGATCGATCCGAATGACGGCGATTACGTAACTCCGATGGTGGAAGGCCGCGAATGCGCCTATGTAATTTTCGATGACAAAGGCATCACCAAATGTGGCATTGAAAAAGCCTACGAAGATGGCGCTGTAGATTGGCAAAAACCCATTTCGTGCCACCTATACCCGATTCGTGTAGATGAATACCGCACTTTTACAGCCCTGAATTATCATAAATGGGATATTTGCAGCGACGCCTGTACATTGGGACGTGAACTTCAGGTTCCGATTTACAAATTCGTTAAAACACCACTCATCCGGAAATACGGCGAAGAATTTTATAAAACGCTTTGCGAAGCCGCCGACGAGTGGAAAAAGGAATACGGTTCCTAA